ATTCTTTCTGATAAGCTATACTTAGGAAGTATGCAGACAGAGAAGAGCTGTCTGTAATTATTCAACGTATCTGAAAGGAGTATGGTCGTAAAATTTAATTTTACAGCCAATATTATACATGATAAGAGATTTTTTACCGATTTGTAAGGCTGATATGGAAAAACGCGGATGGGACCAGTGTGATTTTGTTTATATTACAGGGGATGCTTACGTAGACCATCATTCTTTTGGACCTGCCATAATCAGCAGAGTGTTAGAGAGCCATGGCTTTAAGGTGGGAATTATTCCTCAACCGAACTGGAAGGATGTAAACAGTATTAAGATACTTGGCACCCCAAGGCTGGGATTTTTAGTCAGCGGAGGGAATATGGATACGATGGTTAACCATTATTCCGTAGCAAAGAAACGTAGGAAGCAGGATGCTTATTCACCAGGCGGTGTTATGGGCAAAAGACCGGATAGAGCAACCATAGTATATTGTAATTTGATCCGTAAGGTTTATAAAAATTCTCCCATCGTTATAGGAGGAATTGAGGCAAGTTTAAGAAGATTTGGACATTATGATTATTGGAGTGATTCTGTAAAACGTTCTATATTACTGGATTCTCAGGCTGATATTATTTCATATGGAATGGGAGAGCATTCTATTGTTGAAATTGCGGAAGCACTTGAGAGCGGACTTGATGTAAAAGATATTACTTTTATTGATGGAACTGTTTATAAGACAAAGGATTTATCCTCGGTATACGATGCAGTAACCCTGCCATCCTTTGATGATATCTTAAAGAGAAAGAAAGCATTTGCACAAAGCTTTTTCGTACAATATAGTAATACAGATCCTTATTCAGGAAAGCGGTTGGTAGAAAAGTACAAAGATAATGAATATGTTGTTCAAAATCCTCCCTCTAAGCCGTTAACGCAAACAGAGATGGACAGGGTGTATTCTCTCCCCTTTATGAGAGATTATCATCCTTCTTATGTGGAACAGGGTGGTATTCCTGCTATAGAAGAATTGAAATTCAGTTTAATCAGTAATCGTGGCTGTTTTGGAGGGTGCAGTTTTTGTGCCTTAACCTTTCATCAGGGCAGGATTATACAGACCAGAAGTCATGAATCCATTCTAGCGGAAGCCAATCATTTGATTTGGGATAAAGACTTTAAAGGATATATAAACGATGTCGGCGGTCCTACAGCCAACTTTAGACATACAGCCTGTGCGAAGCAGAATACAAAAGGTGCTTGTATCAATAAACAATGTCTATATCCGAAACCTTGCAGTAATTTAAAGATAGACCATTCTGATTATTTGGTATTGCTTAAAAAACTTCGGGAACTGCCTAATGTAAAGAAAGTATTTGTTCGTTCCGGTATCCGCTTTGATTATTTAATCAATGATTCCGACGACACTTTTATGAAGGAACTTTGCGAGCACCATATCAGCGGACAGTTAAAAGTAGCACCGGAGCATATCAGTGACAGGGTATTAGATATGATGGGCAAACCCAAGAATTCAGTCTATGAAGAATTCATACGAAAATATAAGAGAACCAATGAAAAAGTAGGTAAAAATCAGTTCGTTGTACCTTATCTTATGTCCTCCCATCCTGGGTCTACCATAAAAGAAGCAGTAGCATTAGCAGAATATCTGCGTGATTTAGGATATATGCCGGAGCAGGTACAGGATTTTTATCCGACTCCCTCCACTATATCAACCTGTATGTATTATACCGGCTTAGATCCAAGAACCATGCAGGCAGTATATACCCCAAAATCTCCTCATGAAAAAGCTATGCAGAGGGCGTTAATACAATACAGGAATCCCAAGAATTATGACCTGGTAGTAGAAGCACTAAACATGGCTAACCGTACTGACTTAATCGGTTTTGATAAGAATTGTCTGATACGTCCAAAGGCTGGCATAAATCACTACAAAAGAAAGAGCGATGGGAAGTCAAGCAGCGGCAGTAGAGACGGCAGTAAAAAGAATAACCGGAATACGAAGCAAACAAAAAACTCCAGACAAGATGCTGCTTCCAATACAGGGAAAGGAAATAAAGGCAGCACAAAATCAAATGTTGCCTCAAAAGTAAGCGTAAATGTTAGCAGCAGAAATACCTTGGATAGAAAGAATAGCGGCAACGGTAAGTCCGTTACAAAATCTTCCAAGAACAGGTCTTCCAAAAGAAAATAAGCCTTTGCAATACCTATAAAAACAAGTGGATTAGCAGTATACTTAACTTCACTATTCTAAATCATGTATGGTTGCACGCATTAATAAAAGCAATAAATACCTTGGCGGCATCTTTATTGACAGCATATAGATGTTCTGGATGCCATTGAACAGCCAGAAAGAACTTGTGATTCGGATGGTAGACAGCTTCAATCAGGTTATCAGATGAGATACCCGCAATACGCAATGCCGGTGCAATATCCTT
The nucleotide sequence above comes from Anaerocolumna cellulosilytica. Encoded proteins:
- a CDS encoding YgiQ family radical SAM protein; translated protein: MIRDFLPICKADMEKRGWDQCDFVYITGDAYVDHHSFGPAIISRVLESHGFKVGIIPQPNWKDVNSIKILGTPRLGFLVSGGNMDTMVNHYSVAKKRRKQDAYSPGGVMGKRPDRATIVYCNLIRKVYKNSPIVIGGIEASLRRFGHYDYWSDSVKRSILLDSQADIISYGMGEHSIVEIAEALESGLDVKDITFIDGTVYKTKDLSSVYDAVTLPSFDDILKRKKAFAQSFFVQYSNTDPYSGKRLVEKYKDNEYVVQNPPSKPLTQTEMDRVYSLPFMRDYHPSYVEQGGIPAIEELKFSLISNRGCFGGCSFCALTFHQGRIIQTRSHESILAEANHLIWDKDFKGYINDVGGPTANFRHTACAKQNTKGACINKQCLYPKPCSNLKIDHSDYLVLLKKLRELPNVKKVFVRSGIRFDYLINDSDDTFMKELCEHHISGQLKVAPEHISDRVLDMMGKPKNSVYEEFIRKYKRTNEKVGKNQFVVPYLMSSHPGSTIKEAVALAEYLRDLGYMPEQVQDFYPTPSTISTCMYYTGLDPRTMQAVYTPKSPHEKAMQRALIQYRNPKNYDLVVEALNMANRTDLIGFDKNCLIRPKAGINHYKRKSDGKSSSGSRDGSKKNNRNTKQTKNSRQDAASNTGKGNKGSTKSNVASKVSVNVSSRNTLDRKNSGNGKSVTKSSKNRSSKRK